From Alloacidobacterium dinghuense:
TTGCAATTGGTGCTCTTCGCCAAGATAAAGCTACGTTATCGCAAAGGCAGCAGTTCCGGGCCTATTGTCGGCAAGAACAACTATAAGTTCGAGCCGAAGGCCAGCAGACGGCCGTCGCAATCCTTTACTACAAACTCACGCATGTTCCATGGCATGTTGGCAAGCTTCCGGGTGAATTCCACGCCCTTGGCCGCATACTCAGCATAAAGCGCATCCACATCTGCTACAGAGAAGTATGCGTCGAGCAGTTCGTCCGCATATTTGTCTGGATTCGCCGTCGGTGGCTCGGCGCAACGGAAGTGAATCGGGCGCTGGTCACGCGCTACGATGGCATAGACCGGCGGATCCTGCCAC
This genomic window contains:
- a CDS encoding VOC family protein produces the protein MIRQIAPLFFTMDIPGTLAYYKDKLGFECQGTWQDPPVYAIVARDQRPIHFRCAEPPTANPDKYADELLDAYFSVADVDALYAEYAAKGVEFTRKLANMPWNMREFVVKDCDGRLLAFGSNL